CGGTCCATCGACGTCGCTGGCGGACCGCGGCCAAGTCCAGCTCACGTGGGACTCGTTCGCTTCCTCCCTTGGCCACCGCCGTCGAAGACGCGACGCCCACGCGCTCCAGACAACGTCCGGCGCGACGGATTGCAGGGCTCCCGCACGGGCGCTAATGCGCCTGTGCATATCTGTGTAGGTCATTGAGGCGGTTGGTGAGGGGTCGTTGGTGGGGGTGATGCATTGGCGAGTTCGGGTTTGTAGGTGGGCGTTGGGTTCGTTGGGTTCTTTGGGTTGATGGGGTGGGTGCTGGTCGTGGTGGTTGCTGTTGGAGCTCGGGGATGAGACTTCAGCCCGTCAATCAGCGTCGTTGCCGCATGAGACATCGGGATCCCGTGTTGCATCGGCGGCGGCACATGCGCTTACCGCAGAGTCGTGAGGGAGAGCGCTCGCAAGGACGAGCTCACGGCGATCGACGGCGACGGTGCGGCCCGTCTGCCGGGTACAGGCAGCGATGACAACCGACCAGCTGGGACTCGGCGACGCGGCAGACGCGCCGCGTGATGAGACGACTCAGGCGGCACAGCGTCGGGGCCGCGCGTGTTGCTGACCGTCCGGGAGGCCGCACACGCGCTCGGTGTGGGGCGCAGCACCGCGTACGAGCTCATCACCGCCGGCGAGCTCGAGGTCGTCCACATCGGCCGCGCGTGTCGCATCCCGGTCGCTGTCGTCGAGGCATACGTCGAGCGCCTTCGCCTGCCGCGAAACTCGACCGGGGTCGCTGTCCGACCCCACCCCTAGGCTGTGCGCCGTGGTGAGCAAGCGTCGGGGCCGAAGCGAGGGAGCGGTCTACCGGCGCAGAAGCGACCGCCTCTGGCTCGGCGTCGTCGACCTCGGATGCCAGGACGGCAAGCGGATCCGGAAGTACCTGTCGGCGCGTACCCGCGCCGAGGTGGTCGAGAAGCTGCACGCGCTCCAGGCCCGTTGCAACGCTGGGTTGCCCCCGCCGGACAACCGCATCACGGTCGGTGAGTTCCTCGAGCACTGGCTCTCCAACGTCCTGCCTGGCTCCGTGGGATCGGTGAACACGATCGACAACTACACCTGGGCCGCGCGCGGTCACATCATCCCGGCACTTGGCCGAAAGCGACTCCTCAAGCTGACGCCGGCGGAGGTCGCGGAATTCCTGAGGGCGAAGGCGGATGCCGGGATGGCGAAGAACAGCGTCAGCCGTCTGCGGTCGGTGCTGGTCGCCGCTCTTGCTCACGCTGTACTCGAGGGGCTGCTCGGGCGCAACGTCGCCGCGCTCGTCCGGGGCCCAAGAGGCTCGACGCCCCGATGGAAGGTCGCTCACCGTCGACCAAGCGCACGCATTCCTCACGGCGGCGAAGGGCGACCGCCTGGAGGCCGCCTACGTAACCATGCTGATGCTCGGGCTCCGCCCCGGCGAGGTGCTCGGTCTCACGTGGTCGGACCTCGACCTGAAGTGCCGACGGCTCCAAGTGAGCCGCTCCCTCAAGCGCGAGCGGGGCGAGCTGCGCCTCGGCGAGCCGAAGACCAAGCGCTCCCGCCGAGCGCTCGTGCTCCCCGCTCCCGTTGTGAAGTCGCTTCGGGCCCACCGTCGTCGACAGGTGCAGGAACGCATCGCCGCCGGGCCCGAGTGGCGGGACCTCGACCTTGTGTTCGCGTCGACCGTCGGCACGCTGATCGACCCGAGTAACAGACGGAACCTCTCGACCGTGACGATGTGCGCGGGTCTCGGACACTGGCATCCACACGAGCTCCGCCACAGCGCGGCGTCGTTGCTGTCGGCTTGCGGTGTGCGTCTGGAGGAGATCGCGGACGTCCTCGGCCACTCGTCGACGCGCATGACCGGCGATGTCTACCGGCATGCAGTCGTGCCCGCGGTCGCGGCCGGCGCGCGGCCGATGGAGCAGCTCTTCGACACCGATTGAGGCCGTCAACGTCCGCCGGCATCCGCGCCGAATGGCTGAAGTTAGGCTGAAATCCAGGGCCTTGGGGTCATGCCGCGAAGGTCACTCGTCATCGCGTACCCGCCCTGACCAGCGCCTCCGGGAGTGGGCCGTGAGGGACTCGAACCCCCGACCCCTTGCGCGTCATGCAAGTGCGCTACCAACTGCGCCAACGGCCCGTGGGGACGAACACTAGACGGCCTCTGAGGTGGGGTCGAACCTAACGGCCGTGGCACACGAGGGAGCGCCGGAGCGTGACCAGTGATCACTCGCCTGATCGGGGAACGACAACAGCCGCCCGACACTGGGCGGCTGTTGTGTGGGTGAACCTGTGTGCGGGTCAGTCCTTGTGCAGCTTGTCCTTCACCTTGTCGACAGCGTCTTCCGCTGTCTCCTTCAGGTTGCCGAGCTTGTCCTTGACGTTGCCCGCAGCCTGATCCGTCTTGCCCTCACGCTTCATGTCCTTGTTGTCCGTCAGGTCACCTGCGGCTTCCTTGACCTTGCCCTTCGCGTTGTCGAACGTGCCTTCGCCCATCAGAGACTCCTTATCGGGGGGTAAAGCGAGGAGTACCCGCTGAGCCGATGACTCAACCTCGACCTCGTGGGGTAGATGCCTCACGCCGAAGGGAGGCACCATGTACATCGGACTCGGAACTTTGCTGCTCATCCTCTTGATCGTCTTCGCCGTTTGGTTTGTGCGAGGACGAGCCGTCTAGTAATCGGCATGCGACTCTGAAGCAGGCGGACTTCCCGCCGTCTCGCAAGGGCTCGCTCCCCACTGGTCTGCGAGGGCGTTGACAAGCCTCAGGCCCGGCCTGCCTCGCTCTCGGCTTCAGTGTGTTGAGTATCCGCATCGGGTCACCAATCGCGCGTGACCCGTCTCCCCTGCCGTAGAGGCGTCGGAACGCCCGTATAGCCTCGGCGCCCATGGTCGGCCCCGGCACGCCTCGTCCGCCGCGGGCTTTCACGCGTGCGTGGCTCGTCGGCGGGGGCCTGGCGACGCTGCTGTTCACCTGGTTGCTCGCCGCGGGCAAGTGGTCGCTCATGACCGCGGAGACGCAGGCCAACTTCTACGACGTGCAGGCCCGAAGCCTGCTGCATCTTCATTGGGACGTGCCCCTCGAGGTGCTCAACATCGAGGCCTTCGTGATCCACGGCAAGGCGTTCATGTACTTCGGCCCGTTTCCTGCCCTGCTTCGTCTACCGATCGTCGCCGCCACCGACCGCTTCGACGGCCGCCTCACCCAACTGTCGATGCTGATCGCCTTCGTCGTGGCGCTCGCCGCGCTGCGGACGCTCGCCTGGCGGGCGCGCTGGCTGACAGTCGGCGACCGGCCGGTGGGTCGCGGCGAGGCCTGGGCGACGGGCGCGCTCGCGGGCGTCCTCGGCGGAGGCTCGGTGCTCCTGTTCCTCGCCAACCGACCCTACGTCTACGACGAGGCGATCATGTGGGGGATCGCGCTGGCGCTGGCGGCCTACGACCAGCTCATCGCGTACGTGCTCGCTCCGACTCGGCGGCGACTGGTGCTCGTGACCCTCCTCGTCGCGGGCGCGTTCCTGACGCGCGGTTCGATCGGGCTCGGTCCCGTGGTCGCACTGATGCTCGTCGCGGTGATGAGCGCGGGAGGGGCCCTCCGAGCGCGGGATCGTGCAGGTCTCCCCGGGGTGGCCGCCCTGGGCGCGGCCGCGCTCGTGCCCATCATCCTCTACTCCTACGTGAACTACGCCAAGTTCGGCACGCTGTTGTCCATACCGACCGACAAGCAGTTCCAGGTCACGGTCGACCCGCACCGTCGCGAGGTGCTGCGCGCCAACGGCGGCAAGCTCTTCCGCCTCGCCTTCGTGCCAACGACGCTCCTGCAGTACGCCCGACCCGACGCCCTCGACGTCCACCGGCTGTTGCCGTGGATCTCCTTTCCGTCGCATCGGGCCAGGGTCATCGGCGACGCGCGCTTCGACACGCTCGACCGGGCGTCCAGCGTTCCCGCGAGCATGCCCGCGGTGGCGCTGCTCGCCGCGGTCGGCATCGTGACGGTCGTCCGGCCGCGACGCGGACGACGCCTTGCCGTCTTCCGAGGCCCCATGCTCGGCGCCGCGACGGGCGGCTTCCTGATGCTCACGATCGCGTATGTCGCCCATCGCTACCTCGGCGATGTCTTTCCCTTCTTGGCGCTCGCGGCGGTGGTGGGACTTCCCGTCCTCGTCATGTGGATGGGCGACCGCTCGCGCCGAACTCGTCAGGCGGGTGCCGCCGTGCTCGGAGCGCTGGTCATCGCCTCGGTCTGCATCAACGTCGCGCTCGGGGTCTGGGCGCAGCGTGCGTTCAGCGGCAACGACCGCCTCGTCGGCCCGTTCGTGCGCCTGCAACGAGAGGTCGACGGGCGCTGGTTCGGCGGCAGCACGGGCGGTATCACTCGCGGCGAGCTCGGGAGCCCCGCGAGCGAAGGCACCATCCGCGTCGTCGGGAACTGCGACGGCACCTACTGGTCCGACGGCGCACGGTGGTACGCGGTCGAACGCACCAACCGCACCGGCTACTACCGCCTGCGAGTGCGGTTCCCGAAGCGCCGAGCCGGGACCGTCGAGCCCTTGGCCACGAGCGGTCCACCCAACGTGCGGAGCATCCTGGCCGTCGAGTATCGCGGCGGCGACCGCGTGCGGTTCGCCTACGGATCGGTACGCGCGACCCTGAGGTGGTATCGAGGGCCGACCGTCCGCGTCGACCTCCACCGCGCACATCTCGTCGAGCTGCTCCTCGACCCCCGCGCGCACCAGGCACGGATCGTCGTCGACGGCCACGACGTGCTCGAGCCGTTCTACGTGGTGGCGGGGGACGAGCCGCTGACGCTGGGGCGAGCAAGGCCCGAGGATCCCGTCGAGGCTCGTTTCAGTGGGTCGCTCACCAACCTCCCCGCCGGCAAACCCTTCTGCCGAGGCCTGGCCCGCCGGGGCCAACTTCCCAACGCCGTTGGTCAAGCGATGCCTGCCGTCTACCCTGCTGTACGACCGTGAACGAGCTCGCGTTCAAGAAGGGCCCGGCGTGGCTGCTGCTGGGCATGGCCGTCGTCGCGGTTGTCCTCTACACCGTCGGCATCGTCATCGGGAGCCCGCTCCTCATCCTCATCGGCACGGTCGTGACCACCGCGCTCTACTTCGTCGTTCGCTCCCGAGCGAAGCGTCAGGCGTCGCAGAACTGACCTTCAGAGGCGTCCGGCACGTGCCGACGCGTAGAGACATGAGGATGTTGCGACCCGCGCCGACCCGGCGCCGCCCGGCCCGCAGGTACCGATGGCCGTCGCTCCAATGGGACGGCCCCTGTGAGCTTCGATGGCACGGCGCCAAACCTGCGCGCGCTACTCGTCCGGCGGCGCGAAACCCTGACGAAGCGTGTTCTCGGTGACGACGCGTGGTTCGACGAACTGCATGAGGTAGTCGGCCCCGCCCGCCTTGGAACCCACTCCCGAAAGGCCGTAGCCGCCGAAGGGCTGTCGACCCACGACCGCACCGACCGTCGTGCGGTTGACGTAGACGTTGCCGCCTCGCAGCTCCGCGGACGCGAAGCGGATGTTGGCGGGCGAGCGCGAGAACACACCGGCCGTCAGCGCGTAGTCGGTGTCGTTGGCCAACGCGACCGCGGCTTCGAAGCTCTCGGCGCGCATCACCACGAGCACCGGTCCGAAGATCTCCTCCCTGGCCAGGCGCGACTGCGCCTGCACGTCGGTCACGATCGTGGGTCCCACGAAGAATCCCTCGTCGGGCACGTCGTCGCGTGCAAGCACAACCGTCCCCTCGGACGGTGCCGCCTCGACGTACGCCGACACCCGCTTGTGCGCGTCGGCGTCGATGAGCGGGCCCACCTGCGTTCCCATGTGCCGGGGATGACCGATGCGCAGCACGCGGGTGGCTCCGATCAGCCGGTCGACGAGCTCGTCGTGCACCGCGTCGACCACGATCAGTCGCGCGCACGCCGAACACTTCTGTCCGGAGTACCCGAACGCGGAATACACCGCCGCGGGCACAGCCTGGTCGAGGTCCGCGTCGGCGTCGACGACCAGCGCGTTCTTGCCGCCCATCTCTGCGACCACTCGCTTCACGTGACGCTGACCCGGTCGGTGGACCGCGGCCCGCTCGACGATGTCGAGCCCGACCGCGAGCGACCCGGTGAACGTCACGAACGCCACGTCGGGGTGCTCGACCAGATGCGCTCCCACCTCCTCGCCGACACCCGGAAGCAGCGCAAGACATCCCGGCGGTAGCCCTCCGGCCATCAGCGCCTCGTAGAGCGCGTGGCCCACAAGCGGGGTCTGCTCGGCGGGCTTGAAGCAGACCGTGTTGCCCGTCACCAGCGCGGCGGTGACCATTCCCGTCGGGATCGCGAGCGGGAAGTTCCAGGGCGCGATGACGACCCCGACGCCGCGCGGCCGATAGTGCAGCGAGTTCGCCTCGCCCGGCGGCGACTGCACGACTCCGCCCTCGGACAGGCGGACCGCCTCTCGTCCGTAGTACGCGCAGAAGTCGATGGCCTCACAGACATCGGCATCGGCCTCCTTCCACGGCTTGCCCGCTTCGAACACCTCGAGCGCGGCCAGGTCGTGCCGGCGGGCGCGCATCCACTGGGCCGCGCGGAAGAGCACGCCGACACGCGCCTGGGCGGGGGTACGGCTCCAGCTCGCCCACGACCGCTGCGCCACCGCGATCGCCTCGTCGGCCTCGTGCGCCCCGCACGACGCCGACCGCGCCACCTGCACCGAGGGTGCGGCGGGGTCGACCGACGTGATGGACGACGCCGTCGTCACCGGCCGTCCGTCGATCATCGCCGGCACCTCGCGTCCGAACGCGTCGCCGGCGCTCGCGACCGCGGACGCGAAGGCCGACCGCACACGCGTGCGACGCCATTCGGCCGGTGGCTCGGGCTCGAAGGGTGCGGGGTCGCGCTCGTCGGTCGGTGACCGCGTCGTCGCGTCGCCGAGCTCGGGCAGCGATGCGACCGAGGGCGGCGCGAGCAGCTCGTCGAGATCGCGTCCCTCGACGAAGCGCCGGCGCACGAAGCTCTCGTTCGACGTGTTCTCGAGCAGTCGCCTCACCAGATAGGCCATTCCCGGCACCAGCTCACCGACCGGTGCGTAGACCCGGAGGCGCAGGCCGATCCGCCGGATCGCCGAATGGATGGGCTCGGCCATGCCGTACAGCATCTGGATCTCGTAGCCGGTGTCGGGGATCCCCCTCCGGCGTGCCTCGGTGACGGCGTACGCGATCGAGCGCAGGTTGTGGCTTCCGAAGGCGGCGCGCACCGCGTCGTGATGGTCGTGGAGGAGGCGTACACACCGCTCGAAGTTGGCGTCGGTCTCGGCCTTGTGCTCGTAGACCGGGACGGGCCAACCCTCGGCCCGGCTCATCACCGTCTCGGTGTCCCAATACGCGCCCTTCACCAGCCGCACGGTGATCGGACAGCGACGCCCGCGCGACCACTCGATCAGGTCGGCGAGATCGCGGTACGAATCCTTCAGGTAGGTCTGCAGGACGACGCCGGCCTCCATACCCGCGAACTCGGGCTCGTCGAGCAGCTCCCGGAAGAGCTGCAGGCTCAGGCCCTTGACGTCGTAGTGCTCCATGTCGAGATAGACGAACGCGCTCTGCGGGCCGGCTACCCCGCTCTCGCGCGCGCGCCGCAGGATCGGGCGAAGGCGTTCCTTGGCCTGGGTCAACCCGTCGTCACGCGTGAGCGGAGAGAACGAGGGCGCCAGCGCCGTGGGTTTGACACTCACGTTGACCCGAGGCAGCGGCCCGAGGTCGTCGCGCTCGAGATGATCGTCGGGCGCCCAGCGCGGTGTCGCCTCGAGCAGGACCGCGAGCAACGCATCGACGCGCGCGGCGTAGCGGTCGGCCTCGCTGACGGTGACCGTCTTCTCGCCGAGCAGATCGACCGTGAACGCGCTCCCGGCACGCCAGAGCCGCTGCAGGCCCTCGACCGCGGACGAAGCGTCGGTGCCCACGATGAACTGCTCCGCCATGCGGGCGATGTTGTGACGGGCCACCGACGCGGCGGCGGCCTTGCCGAAGGGCACGTGCTCGGCCAACCCCAGGCCCAGGTCGAGCATCCTGGGGACCTCGCCGGTCTCGAAGTACTCGTCGAGATGGCGCAGGACGTCGGCATCGCTCGTCGTGGCAGGGAAGACGTCGACGAAGCGGAAGAGCTGCGTCTTGAAGGACGGATGCGACATCGCCCACTCGAGCATCCGTTCGCTCCACCACGATGCCTGGACGATCCTCGCGCGCTCCCCCACGCCGAGCTCGGCGATGCGGCGAGCCAGGGCGGTGACGTCGTCGTCGGGAGGGGACGGCACGACTCCAGGGTAAGGCCGCAGGCCGGTGACGGCCGGGCCCGACTCGTGCCTTAGTACCGCTGCAGCCTCTCGAGCCCACGGTCGGGATGCCACGACTCGATCACGAGGTGATCGCCCGGGGTGCCGAGCGTCGTAAGGACGACCTCGGTGATGTCGACCCGGTACCGGTGCGATCCGTCCGTACGATCGTTGTCGATGATCTCGACGGCTCGTCCCGCGATCTTCGCCTCGCCCGCCCACGAGCTCCCGTCCTCCGCGGGATCGACGGAGGGGCTGTGCAGGGCGAGCCGGTCGTCTCTCGAGAGGTCGACGACCTTGCGGGCTCCGGCCATCATGCCCAGCACGAGGTCCTCGGCATGGAACTCGACCTCGGTCCCGCTGATCCTGGGCGAGCCGTCGCGGCGCAGGGTAGCCATCGTCATGTGCTTCTGACGCTGGAACAACCGCTGCACGCGTTGCGCGAGCTCAGGCTGGTCGGCCGCGAAGTCCACCCATCTCGGCATGAGGCCACCTTGCCACCGATCCCGACACCATGGCCGACGGGGCCCAGGCGTCAGGCGATGATGGGTGCCGTGTCGACCTCTGACCCGTACTACCGCCGGGATCTGGCGCTGGTGCACCACCTCGGCTACGGCTTCCATGCCGACCGCTGCGCCCGCGGGATCCTCGAGCTGCTGGAACCTGTGCGCGCGACGGGCGGCCTCGTGGTCGAGCTCGGGTGCGGCAGCGGTCTGCTCACGCGCCACCTCCTCGACGCGGGTCACCGGGTGATCGCCACGGACGCCTCGCCGGCGATGCTCGAGCTCGCTCGAGACGTCGCCCGGGGTACGGAGGACGTTCGCCAACTGGTACTGCCGGACGACCCGATCTCCGAGTGCGACGCCATCGTCTCGGTCGGACACGTGCTCAGCTACCTGCCGGACGAAGCGTCGATCGATCGAGCGCTCGTGGCGGTCGCGGTTGCACTGCGACCCGGCGGCGTCTTCGCGATCGATCTGTGCGACCTTCGCTGGGGGGAGGTCTTTCGGGACGCACCGAACCAAGGGCGCGCGGGCGACACCTGGGCGATCATCTCGCAGTTCAGCGTCCCGCGGCCGAACTTGTTCGTGCGAGACATGGTCACCTTCGTTCGCGTGGCGGACGGGACGTGGCGCCGTGACGAGGAGCGTCACGAGAACCTGCTCGTCGACACGAGTCGTGTGCCTATGCTGCTCGCGGAGCACGGCCTCGAGGCGCACGTCTCGCGGTCGTTCGGCGAGGAGGAGCTTCCCGAGGGTCTGGTGACG
This genomic interval from Actinomycetota bacterium contains the following:
- a CDS encoding helix-turn-helix domain-containing protein, with the protein product MLLTVREAAHALGVGRSTAYELITAGELEVVHIGRACRIPVAVVEAYVERLRLPRNSTGVAVRPHP
- a CDS encoding site-specific integrase yields the protein MPGWRRTASAVCGRCWSPLLLTLYSRGCSGATSPRSSGAQEARRPDGRSLTVDQAHAFLTAAKGDRLEAAYVTMLMLGLRPGEVLGLTWSDLDLKCRRLQVSRSLKRERGELRLGEPKTKRSRRALVLPAPVVKSLRAHRRRQVQERIAAGPEWRDLDLVFASTVGTLIDPSNRRNLSTVTMCAGLGHWHPHELRHSAASLLSACGVRLEEIADVLGHSSTRMTGDVYRHAVVPAVAAGARPMEQLFDTD
- a CDS encoding CsbD family protein, producing the protein MGEGTFDNAKGKVKEAAGDLTDNKDMKREGKTDQAAGNVKDKLGNLKETAEDAVDKVKDKLHKD
- a CDS encoding aldehyde dehydrogenase family protein, coding for MPSPPDDDVTALARRIAELGVGERARIVQASWWSERMLEWAMSHPSFKTQLFRFVDVFPATTSDADVLRHLDEYFETGEVPRMLDLGLGLAEHVPFGKAAAASVARHNIARMAEQFIVGTDASSAVEGLQRLWRAGSAFTVDLLGEKTVTVSEADRYAARVDALLAVLLEATPRWAPDDHLERDDLGPLPRVNVSVKPTALAPSFSPLTRDDGLTQAKERLRPILRRARESGVAGPQSAFVYLDMEHYDVKGLSLQLFRELLDEPEFAGMEAGVVLQTYLKDSYRDLADLIEWSRGRRCPITVRLVKGAYWDTETVMSRAEGWPVPVYEHKAETDANFERCVRLLHDHHDAVRAAFGSHNLRSIAYAVTEARRRGIPDTGYEIQMLYGMAEPIHSAIRRIGLRLRVYAPVGELVPGMAYLVRRLLENTSNESFVRRRFVEGRDLDELLAPPSVASLPELGDATTRSPTDERDPAPFEPEPPAEWRRTRVRSAFASAVASAGDAFGREVPAMIDGRPVTTASSITSVDPAAPSVQVARSASCGAHEADEAIAVAQRSWASWSRTPAQARVGVLFRAAQWMRARRHDLAALEVFEAGKPWKEADADVCEAIDFCAYYGREAVRLSEGGVVQSPPGEANSLHYRPRGVGVVIAPWNFPLAIPTGMVTAALVTGNTVCFKPAEQTPLVGHALYEALMAGGLPPGCLALLPGVGEEVGAHLVEHPDVAFVTFTGSLAVGLDIVERAAVHRPGQRHVKRVVAEMGGKNALVVDADADLDQAVPAAVYSAFGYSGQKCSACARLIVVDAVHDELVDRLIGATRVLRIGHPRHMGTQVGPLIDADAHKRVSAYVEAAPSEGTVVLARDDVPDEGFFVGPTIVTDVQAQSRLAREEIFGPVLVVMRAESFEAAVALANDTDYALTAGVFSRSPANIRFASAELRGGNVYVNRTTVGAVVGRQPFGGYGLSGVGSKAGGADYLMQFVEPRVVTENTLRQGFAPPDE
- a CDS encoding pyridoxamine 5'-phosphate oxidase, which encodes MPRWVDFAADQPELAQRVQRLFQRQKHMTMATLRRDGSPRISGTEVEFHAEDLVLGMMAGARKVVDLSRDDRLALHSPSVDPAEDGSSWAGEAKIAGRAVEIIDNDRTDGSHRYRVDITEVVLTTLGTPGDHLVIESWHPDRGLERLQRY
- a CDS encoding class I SAM-dependent methyltransferase; the encoded protein is MMGAVSTSDPYYRRDLALVHHLGYGFHADRCARGILELLEPVRATGGLVVELGCGSGLLTRHLLDAGHRVIATDASPAMLELARDVARGTEDVRQLVLPDDPISECDAIVSVGHVLSYLPDEASIDRALVAVAVALRPGGVFAIDLCDLRWGEVFRDAPNQGRAGDTWAIISQFSVPRPNLFVRDMVTFVRVADGTWRRDEERHENLLVDTSRVPMLLAEHGLEAHVSRSFGEEELPEGLVTILGRRPGSPS